A portion of the Trueperaceae bacterium genome contains these proteins:
- a CDS encoding HAD family hydrolase: MRAVCFDLDDTLGRYASDFSAFLALVRNELALHQCDMNAFARLVSEEMRRDGPLTFELVLRRVLERLQQRPPADLAALTRAALAMYAADYRPLPGAAELLDRLDAAGVKLALLTNGPDDMQRAALAALGFEGHFRAVLVSGDRDVAARKPAPRIFSLACTALEVTPEEAVMVGDDLDADVAGALDFGMGAVLVGPLAEAGGGAAPSAPALWRARDLAEVGRLLAEPSRMAP; this comes from the coding sequence ATGAGAGCGGTCTGCTTCGACCTGGACGACACGCTGGGGCGGTACGCGTCCGACTTCTCCGCGTTCCTTGCCCTGGTGCGCAACGAGCTCGCCCTCCACCAGTGCGACATGAACGCCTTCGCGCGGCTCGTGTCGGAGGAGATGCGGCGCGACGGCCCTCTCACGTTCGAGCTCGTCTTGAGGCGCGTGTTGGAGCGGCTTCAGCAACGTCCACCCGCGGACCTGGCGGCGCTCACGCGCGCCGCGCTGGCCATGTACGCGGCCGACTACCGACCGTTGCCGGGGGCCGCCGAGCTCCTGGACCGCCTCGACGCGGCCGGCGTGAAGCTGGCGCTCCTGACGAACGGCCCCGACGACATGCAGCGCGCCGCGCTCGCCGCGCTCGGGTTCGAGGGGCACTTCCGGGCGGTGCTGGTGTCGGGCGACCGCGACGTGGCGGCACGCAAGCCCGCGCCGCGCATCTTCTCCCTCGCCTGCACGGCGCTGGAGGTGACGCCAGAGGAGGCCGTAATGGTCGGCGACGACCTCGACGCCGACGTCGCGGGGGCGCTCGACTTCGGAATGGGAGCGGTGCTGGTCGGCCCGCTGGCCGAGGCGGGCGGGGGCGCGGCGCCGAGCGCGCCGGCGCTGTGGCGCGCCCGCGACCTCGCCGAGGTGGGTAGGCTACTGGCGGAGCCGAGTAGAATGGCGCCATGA
- a CDS encoding NADH-quinone oxidoreductase subunit 15, which produces MSENDKAFYRSWAELLDWMREYAAQREGVEFVKQADFVDYISRMSRPYDLPTTIMSASLSRPPDEPVLLVSASPRHSKVKEIVLHPFQSHVYRKLTPAADGAGFVEGPRRFTKELLFRLADELFAVALA; this is translated from the coding sequence ATGAGCGAGAACGACAAGGCGTTCTACCGGTCCTGGGCGGAGCTGCTCGACTGGATGCGCGAGTACGCGGCCCAGCGAGAGGGCGTCGAGTTCGTGAAGCAGGCGGACTTCGTCGACTACATCTCCCGCATGTCGCGCCCCTACGACCTACCCACCACCATCATGTCCGCGAGCCTCTCGCGGCCGCCCGACGAGCCGGTCCTCCTCGTCAGCGCCAGCCCGCGGCACTCCAAGGTCAAGGAGATCGTGCTGCACCCGTTCCAGTCGCACGTCTACCGCAAGCTGACGCCGGCGGCGGACGGCGCTGGCTTCGTCGAGGGGCCGCGCCGCTTCACGAAGGAACTGTTGTTCCGCCTGGCCGACGAACTGTTCGCGGTCGCACTGGCCTGA
- a CDS encoding FAD-binding oxidoreductase — protein MTGHLPRRDVDVLVVGGGVAGATLLHALARRGADCLLVDEGVGAAAGASSVPAALLNPNRGRSAKASPADRAGLTDFWALTDALAAEGWATGARRSGVLRVADNPRQARGWQRLADEPASGATWLPAAEVPGDYHAPFGALLVRAGGWVSPPLLLAALAASAAALGAPTARGVGVTGLLEEPTAVAVETTAGPIRARRVALCLGAARPPWLRLPRLETVWGEAVVLTTTATPPYPLAGSVVAAFGPGVALVSGGHSATPPTADDAEGAHPLTRALAWQVPAVAQATEVERWRGARAKRASGEPVARRLTARTYLLGALGGRGFLRAATLATRVAERLNP, from the coding sequence GTGACCGGCCATCTGCCCCGCCGCGACGTCGACGTGCTCGTGGTGGGCGGCGGCGTGGCGGGCGCCACCCTCCTGCACGCTCTGGCGCGCCGCGGCGCCGACTGCCTGCTGGTGGACGAGGGCGTGGGGGCGGCGGCCGGCGCCTCGAGCGTGCCCGCCGCCCTCCTCAACCCGAACCGCGGCCGCAGCGCCAAGGCCTCCCCCGCCGACCGCGCCGGCCTCACCGACTTCTGGGCGCTCACGGACGCCCTGGCGGCGGAGGGGTGGGCCACCGGCGCGCGTAGGTCCGGCGTGCTGCGCGTGGCGGACAACCCGCGTCAGGCGCGCGGCTGGCAACGCCTCGCCGACGAGCCGGCGAGCGGCGCCACCTGGCTGCCCGCCGCCGAGGTGCCGGGCGACTACCACGCCCCCTTCGGCGCGCTGCTCGTGCGCGCCGGCGGTTGGGTGAGTCCCCCGCTCCTGCTCGCCGCCTTGGCTGCGTCGGCCGCGGCGCTGGGCGCACCGACGGCGCGAGGGGTGGGCGTCACCGGCTTGCTGGAGGAACCGACGGCAGTCGCGGTGGAGACCACGGCCGGACCCATACGAGCGCGGCGCGTCGCGCTCTGCCTCGGGGCGGCCCGGCCGCCGTGGTTGCGCCTGCCGCGCCTGGAGACCGTCTGGGGCGAGGCGGTCGTCCTGACCACCACGGCGACGCCGCCATACCCGCTGGCCGGCAGCGTCGTGGCCGCCTTCGGGCCCGGGGTCGCCCTCGTGAGCGGAGGTCACTCGGCGACGCCGCCGACGGCCGACGACGCGGAGGGCGCCCACCCGCTTACGCGCGCCCTGGCATGGCAGGTTCCCGCCGTGGCGCAGGCCACCGAGGTCGAGCGCTGGCGCGGGGCGCGCGCCAAGCGAGCCTCGGGCGAGCCCGTGGCGCGGCGCCTCACGGCCCGCACGTACCTGCTCGGCGCCCTCGGCGGCAGGGGGTTCCTGCGAGCCGCGACCCTGGCGACGCGGGTGGCGGAGCGCCTGAACCCCTGA
- the mnmD gene encoding tRNA (5-methylaminomethyl-2-thiouridine)(34)-methyltransferase MnmD, with product MNGTTPGWIVTGDGSRTLVGEGGEGYKSRHGAVTEARAVYLGGSGAGVRLAAGAPTRVLEVGFGAGLNFLVTAAAAAAGGARLDYLALELAPPPTSALAALGYADLLAPSPLPPALLAWRERLGEAVPAGRYVFAHGGVHLELVVGDATTGAWDGREDRRVHAVYHDAFSPATAPELWTPGFLGRLAARLEPGGALVSFCVAGAVRRALAGHGLLVERVPGPAGGKRAVLVARRPADGA from the coding sequence GTGAACGGAACCACACCGGGGTGGATCGTCACCGGCGACGGCTCGCGCACCCTCGTGGGCGAGGGGGGCGAGGGTTACAAGTCGCGCCACGGGGCCGTGACTGAGGCGCGCGCGGTGTACCTGGGCGGCAGCGGGGCGGGGGTCCGCCTCGCCGCGGGCGCGCCGACGCGCGTCCTCGAGGTCGGGTTCGGCGCCGGCCTCAACTTCCTCGTCACCGCCGCGGCCGCCGCCGCAGGCGGCGCTCGCCTCGACTACCTGGCCCTCGAACTGGCGCCGCCGCCCACCTCCGCGCTGGCGGCACTGGGTTACGCGGACCTGTTGGCGCCCTCGCCGCTGCCCCCGGCGCTGCTGGCGTGGCGCGAGCGGCTGGGCGAGGCGGTGCCCGCGGGCCGCTACGTGTTCGCGCACGGAGGCGTGCACTTGGAGTTGGTCGTGGGCGACGCAACGACGGGCGCGTGGGACGGCCGCGAGGACCGACGCGTCCACGCCGTCTACCACGACGCCTTCAGCCCGGCCACGGCGCCGGAGCTCTGGACCCCCGGCTTCCTCGGCCGCCTCGCCGCGCGGCTGGAACCTGGCGGGGCGCTGGTCAGCTTCTGCGTTGCTGGCGCGGTGCGGCGGGCGCTGGCGGGGCACGGGCTGCTCGTCGAGCGCGTGCCGGGCCCCGCCGGCGGCAAGCGCGCCGTCCTCGTGGCGCGCCGCCCGGCGGACGGCGCGTGA
- the menC gene encoding o-succinylbenzoate synthase, whose protein sequence is MKIERVELRELAVDLKFRFETSFGVERDLHKVLLVLRSGGLEGYGEVTANRVPGYSYETAAVAWTALTEYVLPMVVGKDLATPAQLLAAVKGIRGHDMAVAALETAFWDLQAKAAGLPLWQLLGGVREGVAVGASLGIQASVEATVEAARRHADEGYRRLKFKIKPGWDVEPLRAVRDALPDMPLTVDANSAYRLTDAAVFHALDELALDYIEQPLAHDDLVDHAKLQSLIRTPICLDESVHSAADARKGLALDAGRVINVKLGRVRGHLEARRVHDVALAFGAPVWCGGMLELGVGRAHNLHMSSLEGFTLPGDTASASRYWGDDDIVEERLDAEAGWQRVPSSGPGVGVTLRHDLVDRLTVRRHVAGG, encoded by the coding sequence ATGAAGATCGAGCGTGTCGAACTGCGGGAGCTCGCCGTCGACCTCAAGTTCCGTTTCGAGACCAGCTTCGGCGTCGAGCGCGACCTGCACAAGGTGCTGCTGGTGTTGCGCTCCGGCGGGCTGGAGGGCTACGGCGAGGTCACCGCGAACCGCGTGCCCGGTTACAGCTACGAGACGGCGGCGGTGGCGTGGACGGCGCTGACCGAGTACGTGCTGCCCATGGTCGTCGGCAAGGACCTCGCCACGCCGGCGCAGCTCCTGGCGGCCGTGAAGGGCATCAGGGGCCACGACATGGCGGTGGCCGCGCTGGAGACCGCGTTCTGGGACCTGCAGGCCAAGGCGGCCGGGTTGCCGCTCTGGCAGCTCCTCGGCGGCGTGCGCGAGGGCGTCGCGGTCGGCGCCTCGCTGGGGATCCAGGCGAGCGTGGAGGCCACGGTGGAGGCGGCGCGGCGTCACGCCGACGAGGGGTACCGGCGCCTCAAGTTCAAGATCAAGCCCGGTTGGGACGTGGAGCCGCTCAGGGCCGTGCGCGACGCGCTGCCCGACATGCCGCTCACCGTCGACGCCAACAGCGCCTACCGGCTGACGGACGCGGCCGTGTTCCACGCCCTCGACGAGTTGGCGCTCGACTACATCGAGCAGCCGCTGGCACACGACGACCTCGTCGACCACGCCAAGCTGCAGTCGCTCATCCGCACCCCGATCTGCCTCGACGAGTCGGTGCACTCGGCGGCCGACGCCCGCAAGGGCCTCGCCCTCGACGCGGGCCGGGTGATCAACGTGAAGCTCGGGCGCGTGCGGGGGCATCTGGAGGCCAGGCGCGTGCACGACGTGGCGTTGGCGTTCGGGGCGCCCGTGTGGTGCGGCGGCATGCTCGAACTCGGAGTCGGCCGCGCCCACAACCTGCACATGAGCAGCCTCGAGGGCTTCACCCTGCCGGGTGACACGGCGAGCGCCTCCCGCTACTGGGGCGACGACGACATCGTCGAGGAGCGGCTCGACGCCGAGGCCGGCTGGCAGCGGGTGCCGAGCTCCGGCCCGGGCGTGGGCGTCACGTTACGCCACGACCTCGTCGACCGGCTCACCGTCCGCAGGCACGTCGCCGGCGGTTGA
- a CDS encoding NAD(P)/FAD-dependent oxidoreductase: protein MSSRPRVVIVGAGFGGLHAAKRLANVPVDVVMIDRNNFHTFQPLLYQVATAALDSGDIAYQVRGIFHHQANFRFRQGEVVGFDTAAREVLLQGGARVAYDYLVLAAGAVYHDFGTPGVRENAFVLKSLERAGVLRSHILKRFEAAAADGSLVERGALTVVIVGAGPTGVEMAGALVELFDRVLGRDYPELDMRLARVVVVEAGDAVLPPFRERSQRYAERVLRRRGVDVRLGSTVSQVRADAVVLRSGEVIPTQTVVWAAGVRAHPVAEALADDLGTGLERGWRLKVEPDLSLTGHPEVFAVGDVAGAADASGRLLPQVAQVAIQSGKHVARTILRRLQHRPATPFRYHDLGSMAIIGRNAGVAELSPALLGLQLRGFLGWLGWLFLHLVYLPGFRNRFSALFSWAYEYLTFDRHARLILTPRPDTWGGPAAERRAPSTAGDVPADGEPVDEVVA from the coding sequence ATGTCCTCCCGCCCCAGAGTGGTGATAGTGGGCGCCGGCTTCGGCGGCCTGCATGCGGCCAAGCGCCTGGCCAACGTCCCGGTCGACGTGGTCATGATCGACCGCAACAACTTCCACACGTTCCAACCCCTCCTCTACCAGGTGGCCACCGCCGCGCTCGATAGCGGCGACATCGCCTACCAGGTGAGAGGCATCTTCCATCACCAGGCCAACTTCCGCTTCCGCCAAGGCGAGGTCGTGGGCTTCGACACCGCCGCTCGCGAGGTCTTGCTGCAGGGCGGCGCGCGCGTCGCCTACGACTACCTCGTGCTGGCGGCCGGCGCCGTGTATCACGACTTCGGCACGCCGGGCGTGCGCGAGAACGCCTTCGTGTTGAAGAGCCTCGAGCGCGCCGGCGTCCTCCGCTCGCACATCCTCAAGCGCTTCGAGGCGGCCGCCGCCGACGGCTCCCTCGTCGAACGCGGCGCCCTCACGGTGGTCATCGTGGGGGCCGGCCCCACCGGCGTCGAGATGGCGGGGGCCCTCGTCGAGCTGTTCGACCGCGTCCTCGGACGCGACTACCCGGAGCTCGACATGCGCCTGGCGCGCGTCGTCGTGGTGGAGGCGGGCGACGCGGTCCTGCCACCCTTCCGGGAGCGGTCCCAGCGCTACGCCGAACGCGTGCTGCGCCGTCGCGGCGTCGACGTGCGCCTCGGCTCGACCGTCTCGCAGGTGAGGGCCGACGCGGTGGTGCTGCGCTCCGGCGAGGTCATCCCCACCCAGACCGTCGTGTGGGCCGCCGGCGTCCGCGCCCACCCCGTGGCCGAGGCACTTGCCGACGACCTGGGGACGGGCCTGGAGCGCGGCTGGCGCCTGAAGGTCGAGCCCGACCTGAGCCTCACCGGCCACCCCGAGGTCTTCGCCGTCGGCGACGTCGCCGGCGCCGCGGACGCGAGTGGGCGCCTGTTGCCGCAGGTGGCGCAGGTGGCCATCCAGAGCGGCAAGCACGTTGCCCGCACCATCCTGCGGCGGCTCCAGCACCGCCCCGCGACGCCGTTCCGCTACCACGACCTCGGCAGCATGGCCATCATCGGCCGCAACGCCGGCGTGGCCGAGCTGTCACCCGCCCTGCTCGGCTTGCAGCTCCGCGGCTTCCTGGGTTGGCTCGGCTGGCTCTTCCTGCACCTCGTCTACCTGCCGGGCTTCCGCAACCGCTTCTCCGCCCTCTTCAGCTGGGCGTACGAGTACCTGACGTTCGACCGCCACGCGCGGCTCATCCTGACCCCGCGACCCGACACGTGGGGCGGGCCGGCCGCCGAACGGCGGGCGCCGTCAACCGCCGGCGACGTGCCTGCGGACGGTGAGCCGGTCGACGAGGTCGTGGCGTAA
- a CDS encoding L-serine ammonia-lyase, iron-sulfur-dependent, subunit alpha — protein sequence MQYPGKASEFVLADDVGDDAAARSRLLTTMLSRVGEMRDSIRRGLASKAPSRTGMVGWNAKTLHDAPDALAAPLLKRVQEYAMAVNEENARMGRIVAAPTAGSAGTVPGALLGVADHLGLPDEDVVMPLVLAAGIGQVISKSMFIAGSTGGCQAEIGSSAAMAAAAITELMGGSARASVHAAAQALMNTIGLVCDPVGGYVEVPCVSRNAFYAVHAVAAAQLALAGVESFIPPDEVVYAMAAVGRLLPPELRETGEGGLADTPTGRRVALKMAR from the coding sequence ATGCAGTACCCCGGCAAGGCGTCGGAGTTCGTGCTGGCCGACGACGTGGGCGACGACGCGGCGGCGCGCAGCCGACTGCTCACCACCATGCTCTCCCGCGTGGGCGAGATGCGCGACTCCATCCGACGGGGCCTGGCGTCGAAGGCGCCGAGCCGCACCGGGATGGTCGGTTGGAACGCCAAGACGTTGCATGACGCCCCCGACGCCCTGGCCGCGCCGCTCCTCAAGCGCGTGCAGGAGTACGCCATGGCCGTCAACGAGGAGAACGCCCGCATGGGACGCATCGTGGCGGCGCCGACCGCGGGCAGCGCCGGCACGGTGCCTGGCGCGCTCCTCGGCGTTGCCGACCACCTGGGCCTGCCCGACGAGGACGTCGTCATGCCGCTGGTGTTGGCGGCCGGCATCGGTCAGGTGATCAGCAAGAGCATGTTCATCGCGGGCTCCACGGGCGGCTGCCAGGCGGAGATCGGTTCGAGCGCGGCGATGGCCGCGGCCGCCATCACGGAGCTCATGGGCGGGAGCGCCAGGGCGAGCGTGCACGCGGCGGCCCAGGCCCTGATGAACACGATCGGCCTCGTGTGCGACCCGGTGGGTGGGTACGTGGAGGTGCCGTGCGTGTCGCGCAACGCGTTCTACGCCGTCCACGCCGTGGCGGCGGCGCAGTTGGCGCTCGCCGGCGTGGAGTCGTTCATCCCGCCCGACGAGGTCGTGTACGCCATGGCCGCCGTGGGGCGCCTGCTTCCGCCGGAGCTGAGGGAGACGGGCGAGGGCGGCCTCGCCGACACCCCGACGGGGCGCCGCGTCGCCCTGAAGATGGCCCGCTGA
- the sdaAB gene encoding L-serine ammonia-lyase, iron-sulfur-dependent, subunit beta: protein MSLLDQIGPVMVGPSSSHTAGACRLALLARHVLGVEPRRARFVLHGSFAKTARGHGTDLALVAGLLGYYPDDERIRDSFAHAAAAGLEYEFTSADLGDIHPNSVRMELAGAPGEEEVTVLGSSLGAGFVKVWQVNGFDVQVTGAYHTLLALHTDRPGVIARVASVVADDDGNIATAFSARQRRGGHAMMSVEIDRPLAPYAVTYLTELPYIHWFRTLPAVMAVDAVVDAAASTTDAPGEGGPA, encoded by the coding sequence ATGTCGCTGCTAGATCAGATCGGCCCGGTGATGGTCGGCCCCTCCAGTTCGCACACGGCCGGCGCGTGCCGCCTTGCGCTCCTGGCGCGCCACGTCCTCGGGGTCGAGCCGCGCCGCGCGCGCTTCGTCCTGCACGGCTCCTTCGCCAAGACGGCGCGGGGGCACGGCACGGACCTGGCCCTGGTGGCGGGGCTGCTCGGTTACTACCCCGACGACGAGCGCATCCGCGACTCGTTCGCGCACGCGGCCGCGGCGGGGCTCGAGTACGAGTTCACGAGCGCCGACCTCGGCGACATCCACCCGAACAGCGTGCGGATGGAGCTGGCCGGCGCGCCCGGCGAGGAGGAGGTGACCGTGTTGGGGTCGAGCCTCGGCGCGGGCTTCGTGAAGGTGTGGCAGGTGAACGGCTTCGACGTGCAGGTCACCGGGGCCTACCACACGCTGCTGGCGCTCCACACCGACCGCCCCGGCGTGATCGCGCGCGTGGCCAGCGTCGTCGCCGACGACGACGGCAACATCGCAACCGCCTTCTCGGCGCGTCAACGCCGCGGCGGTCACGCCATGATGTCGGTCGAGATCGACCGGCCGCTGGCGCCATACGCGGTCACCTACCTCACCGAGCTCCCGTACATCCACTGGTTCCGCACCCTGCCGGCGGTCATGGCAGTCGACGCGGTCGTCGACGCGGCGGCGTCCACCACGGACGCTCCCGGGGAAGGGGGCCCGGCGTGA
- a CDS encoding HU family DNA-binding protein yields the protein MAKAKAAPKSRSAKSKTVSKADLIKTVAEGAGGSKTDVKAVLDQMLHRISGHLDKGKKVQLTGFGTFEVRSRKARTGVRPGTTEKIKIPASKYPAFKPGKGLKDSVKK from the coding sequence ATGGCGAAAGCCAAGGCAGCGCCGAAGTCCAGGTCCGCCAAGTCGAAGACGGTGTCCAAGGCCGACCTGATCAAGACGGTGGCCGAGGGGGCCGGGGGCTCCAAGACGGACGTGAAGGCCGTCCTCGACCAGATGCTCCACCGCATCAGCGGCCACCTCGACAAGGGGAAGAAGGTCCAGCTGACCGGTTTCGGCACGTTCGAGGTCAGGAGCCGCAAGGCGCGGACGGGCGTGCGGCCCGGCACCACGGAGAAGATCAAGATCCCCGCCAGCAAGTACCCCGCGTTCAAGCCCGGCAAGGGCCTGAAGGACAGCGTCAAGAAGTAG
- a CDS encoding 1-acyl-sn-glycerol-3-phosphate acyltransferase, with protein sequence MKRGAGPSFLEWLLSPTWFMPFATFVVRAYATLFHGLRVSGLEHVPQGVGLVVACNHESSWDPPIVGVSINRKLEFMAKKELFAKPLSRAVMRGLRAFPVDREGQDIGAIKEALRRLQAGRAIGIFVQGTRNAGDAAALDGAAFLAQRAGTPLLPAAIWREGRNFRVAFGPALAAAGTSRADATALTTRVMQEINALIPG encoded by the coding sequence GTGAAGCGCGGCGCCGGGCCGTCCTTCCTGGAGTGGCTCCTCTCGCCCACCTGGTTCATGCCGTTCGCGACCTTCGTCGTGAGGGCGTACGCGACCCTCTTCCACGGGCTCCGCGTCAGCGGCCTCGAGCACGTGCCGCAGGGCGTGGGCCTCGTGGTCGCCTGCAACCACGAGAGCAGCTGGGACCCTCCCATCGTGGGCGTGTCCATCAACAGGAAGCTCGAGTTCATGGCGAAGAAGGAGCTGTTCGCCAAGCCGCTCTCGCGCGCCGTCATGCGCGGCCTGCGGGCCTTCCCCGTCGACCGCGAGGGCCAGGACATCGGCGCCATCAAGGAGGCGCTGCGGCGCCTGCAGGCGGGGCGGGCCATCGGGATCTTCGTGCAGGGCACCCGCAACGCGGGCGACGCCGCCGCGCTCGACGGCGCCGCCTTCCTGGCGCAGCGGGCGGGCACGCCGCTGCTGCCGGCAGCGATATGGCGTGAGGGACGGAACTTCCGGGTCGCCTTCGGCCCCGCCCTGGCGGCCGCCGGCACGTCGCGCGCCGACGCCACGGCCCTGACGACGCGGGTCATGCAGGAGATCAACGCGCTCATCCCGGGCTGA